The Pseudodesulfovibrio senegalensis genome contains the following window.
CACGCAGCCGCTACGAACAGGCCAAGGGCCGCTTCATGCGCTTCATGGACAGGAAGGGCGACGGTTCGCAGGCAGGCGTGCAGCCGGACGATCTGGCCGCCATACTCTACACCTCGGGCACCACCGGCCATTCCAAGGGCGTCATGCTCACTCACCGCAACATTGTGTTCGACGCCCAGTCCACGGCCAACATCGTGAACATCGACGAAACGGACCGCCTTGTTTCCGTGCTGCCTCTTGCCCATACCTACGAATGTACGCTGGGGCTGGTCATTCCCATATTGCGCGGCGCATCCGTGTATTACCTTGCCAAGCCGCCGACCCCGAGAACGCTTCTCCCGGCCATGGAAAAGGTCAAGCCCACCTACCTGCTCATCGTGCCGCTGGTCATCGAAAAGATTTACAAGAACCGCATCCTGCCCAAGCTGGCCGGGTCCGGCATCGGCCGCAATCTCATGAAGATCGGCGCGGCCAAGAAAAAACTGCAGCAGGTGGCGGGCCGCAAGCTCATGGAGGCCTTTGGCGGCAACATCAAGTGCATCCCCATCGGCGGGGCGTTTCTGGCCCCGGAGGTGGAGCTTTTTCTCCGGAATGCGGACATCCCCTATGCCATCGGCTACGGCATGACCGAAACCTCTCCGCTGGTGTCCGGTTCCACGCCGGAAACCACCAAGTTCCGCGCCGCCGGATATCCGGTGCCGGGCGTGGAGGTCATCGTGGACAATCCCGACCCGGAGACAGGGGAAGGCGAGCTGTTGGTCAAGGGTCCCAACGTCATGCAGGGGTATTACAAGGCACCTCAGGTTACGGAGGAAGTCCTTACCGAGGACGGCTATTTCCGAACCGGCGACCTTGGCTATGTGGACGAGGACGGTTACATTTTCCTGCGCGGCAGACTCAAGAATGTGATCATCGGTCCCAGCGGGGAAAACATTTATCCCGAGGAGATCGAAGCGGTCATCAACGAATGCACTTTCGTGCAGGAGTCGCTGGTCTACAGGCAGGAAGGCAAACTCATGGCCCGTGTTTTTCTGGATTCGGAAGGCATCGACGAGAAGTACGCCACCCGCAAGATGACCGAGACCAAGGCCTATGCAAAGGTCCAGCAGGTTATCGAAGACATCCGCAAGAAGGTCAACGGCAAGGTGTCCACGTTTTCCCGGTTGGCGCGCATCATCGAGCAGGGGGAGCCGTTTGAAAAGACGCCCACCCACAAGATCAAGCGGTTCCTGTATATCGACGCCGAGGAAAACACGGTGCGCTAGAAGGCGCGCCGTTGCCACGGAGCCGCACGCCTGTGTCGCGTCCGCAGATGACAAAAATACGGGCCGGAGTTCGCATGAACCCCGGCCCGTCTTTTTTGAGCAAATCAGGTGAAGCGTCTACTTGTTGTTTTCCATGAGCAGCAGGTCCAGCCACGAGGATTTGTAGCCATTCATGTGCCTGCCGCGTGCAATGATATGCGGCGTGCCCTTGAACCCCAGTCTGCCCACGGCCTGTGCCGTTTCAAAGTATTGGGGGAACCGTGCGGCCGCAAACTGTTTCATGGTCATGTCTGCCAATTCTTCAGGGAATCTTTCCTGGAATGTCTTGTAGATGATCGCTCCGGCTTGAGAGTAGCTTTTGGTTTCCGGCTGCTCAATGCGGTAGGCCAGGTCGAGGGCCTCGCGGCCCTTGCCCTTTTCCGCAAGGTAGCCGGCCAGGGCGCCGGCCATGTCCGATCCGGGATGCCCGGCCAGAGCAACATGGACTACATACAGCTGGCCGACCTTGTCGGCCTCGCGCATCAGGTGGTCATAGGACATGCGGCAGAAAACGCAGAACGGGTCCGAAACCATGACCACTTCCGTGCCGTTGCCCATGGTCACGCCGTGGGCCATCTGCTTGAGGGCATCGACGGTTTCCGGCTTGATTTCCGGCATGACGTTCAGTGTGGGTTCCGCGGCCCGGGCGTACGGGGCCAGCATCAGCAGGCAGGCCCCGACCATGAACATGTGTGCGGCGTTCTTTTTGATCAGTGATTTCATGTGGCCCAACCTCGTTTATTGTTCGACGTCCGCTGCGACCTGCATGCGGATGATGTGGTCAGGATTCGTAACGGCTCCATTGGCGTGCGGGTTGCCTTTCTTAATCATGTCCACATATTCCATGCCCTTGATGACCTTGCCCCAGACCGTGTACTGGCGGTCCAGGTGCGGTGCCTTGTCGTACATGATGAAGAACTGGCTGTCCGCGCTGTCCACGTCGCGGGCGCGGGCCATGGAGCAGACACCCCGGTAATGGCGGTGGTTATTGAATTCGGATTTGATCTTCTGGCCGGAGCCGCCCGTGCCGTTGCCCTGCGGGCAGCCGGTCTGGGCCATGAAGCCTTCGATCACGCGGTGGAAGGTGAGCCCGTCATAGAATCCCTGACGCACCAGTTCCTTGATGCGGGCAACATGCTTCGGAGCCAGGTCCGGGTACATCTCGATGACCACGCGGCCGTCCTTGAGGTCCATGTAGAGCGTGTTTTCCGGATCGGGAGTGTCGGCGGCCCATGCGGCTGTCGCGCCCAAGGCCAGAGTCAGGAGAGCCAGTGTCGTGAGAAATATGCGTTTCATGTTGTTCATTTCGTACCTCATGGGCTGCGCCCGTTTGATCTTTTTATCGGAAAGCGGCAACAAGAATACCCGCCGGAGGCGGGGCTGGCAAGGATGTGCATGCGGATGCACCCGTGCCCCGGGAACCTGTTGGTCCGGGGCAGGAAATGTTGGTGGGATCAGGTCTTTTTCTTGGGCTGGGTCTTTTTCTTGACTTTGCTGCCGTTTCCGGATTCGTGGACGCAGCGTTGGATGTATTCCTGCAATTCCTTGCGATCCAGAGGCTTTGCCAGGAACAGGGTCGCTCCCAGCTTGAGCAGGTTGGATATTTCACCGATGCCCACCACCGCGGACATGATCACGATGGGCAGGTCCATGAACTGCTGGTCGCCGCGCAGGGTCTGGATGAGCTGGCGGCCGTCCATTTCGGGCATCATGATGTCCGTGAGCAGCATGTCGAAGTCGTTGCAGGCCATAAGGGCCTCGTAGGCATGCTTTCCGTGCGGACTGACGTAGGCGTCGTGGCCCATACCTTCCACGATTTTTACTGCGAGCTTTTGTGAAATTCTGTCGTCTTCGGCTATCAGCACTTTTGCCATGTTCTGATTTCTCCCTCGTTGCTGCAGAAGCCCCTCAGCTCTGCCTATTCCGCGCGTAGCGCCTCCCTCTATTTCACAGAAATGGCAGTATTGCCGACAATTGCGGCAAAGTCCATGATATTGAGTAAAAGACGAGA
Protein-coding sequences here:
- a CDS encoding AMP-binding protein, with protein sequence MNSLETTTLKAALESSAQRFADRPAVGLVDGDMLTFSQFHQLVQDVTLLLQDRGVLPGDRVAILGENMPNWGVAYFAVTSMGAVAVPVLQEFHDTAVHHILRHSESVAMFVSRRFMHKVEEGEFDDMHTVITLDDFSVAPKDGLNQSFKEAMAQARSRYEQAKGRFMRFMDRKGDGSQAGVQPDDLAAILYTSGTTGHSKGVMLTHRNIVFDAQSTANIVNIDETDRLVSVLPLAHTYECTLGLVIPILRGASVYYLAKPPTPRTLLPAMEKVKPTYLLIVPLVIEKIYKNRILPKLAGSGIGRNLMKIGAAKKKLQQVAGRKLMEAFGGNIKCIPIGGAFLAPEVELFLRNADIPYAIGYGMTETSPLVSGSTPETTKFRAAGYPVPGVEVIVDNPDPETGEGELLVKGPNVMQGYYKAPQVTEEVLTEDGYFRTGDLGYVDEDGYIFLRGRLKNVIIGPSGENIYPEEIEAVINECTFVQESLVYRQEGKLMARVFLDSEGIDEKYATRKMTETKAYAKVQQVIEDIRKKVNGKVSTFSRLARIIEQGEPFEKTPTHKIKRFLYIDAEENTVR
- a CDS encoding response regulator, whose translation is MAKVLIAEDDRISQKLAVKIVEGMGHDAYVSPHGKHAYEALMACNDFDMLLTDIMMPEMDGRQLIQTLRGDQQFMDLPIVIMSAVVGIGEISNLLKLGATLFLAKPLDRKELQEYIQRCVHESGNGSKVKKKTQPKKKT
- a CDS encoding peptidylprolyl isomerase, translated to MKRIFLTTLALLTLALGATAAWAADTPDPENTLYMDLKDGRVVIEMYPDLAPKHVARIKELVRQGFYDGLTFHRVIEGFMAQTGCPQGNGTGGSGQKIKSEFNNHRHYRGVCSMARARDVDSADSQFFIMYDKAPHLDRQYTVWGKVIKGMEYVDMIKKGNPHANGAVTNPDHIIRMQVAADVEQ
- a CDS encoding DsbA family protein, which gives rise to MKSLIKKNAAHMFMVGACLLMLAPYARAAEPTLNVMPEIKPETVDALKQMAHGVTMGNGTEVVMVSDPFCVFCRMSYDHLMREADKVGQLYVVHVALAGHPGSDMAGALAGYLAEKGKGREALDLAYRIEQPETKSYSQAGAIIYKTFQERFPEELADMTMKQFAAARFPQYFETAQAVGRLGFKGTPHIIARGRHMNGYKSSWLDLLLMENNK